The following are encoded in a window of Roseimaritima ulvae genomic DNA:
- a CDS encoding carboxypeptidase regulatory-like domain-containing protein, which translates to MTNRIIKALLPRRSHRPSATLLAALLLIPLAGCGGTVGPMSGIVRFDDGSPVTAGSIEFRSLPDQARFASRIAPDGSFEPADQDGQVGLPPGSYEVVVVQIVLTEDLTHDAHTHGNTVPRRYADYYTSGLKVDIATDQSEPVEVILETE; encoded by the coding sequence ATGACGAATCGCATCATCAAAGCTTTGCTGCCACGGCGATCCCATCGGCCGTCCGCCACGCTGCTGGCCGCGTTGCTGCTTATTCCGCTGGCTGGCTGCGGTGGCACGGTCGGTCCGATGTCCGGCATCGTCCGGTTCGACGATGGTTCTCCGGTGACGGCTGGAAGCATCGAATTTCGCAGTTTGCCCGACCAAGCCCGCTTTGCAAGTCGGATCGCACCCGACGGCAGTTTTGAACCTGCCGACCAAGACGGGCAGGTCGGATTGCCACCCGGATCTTACGAGGTCGTCGTGGTCCAGATTGTACTGACGGAAGATCTAACTCACGACGCTCATACGCACGGCAATACGGTGCCCCGGCGCTATGCGGACTATTACACCAGTGGCTTGAAGGTCGATATCGCGACAGATCAAAGCGAACCGGTGGAAGTCATCCTGGAGACGGAGTGA
- a CDS encoding CotH kinase family protein, giving the protein MALLSCGVGVAQGPGPMDRETVELLETYDQNGDGWLQDEERREARQAAKQSQSQQRGGFGRPGGGPPGGGPGEFGPPGGQRPEGLGPPGGERPEGLGPPGGERPEGFGPPRGERPEGAGPAADDRREGRRGGGRGQRGRGGPPGMSANRPEAKPGVAVAKDSVKPVAGDLYDTDTLRTVFIDFTGDDWEAELEDFHGTDVEVPATLTVDGETYPNCGIRFRGASSYGMVPSGYKRSLNVSVDLADDKQRVAGYRTLNLLNGASDDSFMSTVLYSHIARQHIPAPKANFVRVVINGRDWGIYTNVQQFNKDFVKENYGTTKGARWKVSGSPRGGGGLDYRGEDPSRYGHPYEQKSGGKKSLAKLIELCRVLDETPTEELPGELEKICDVDELLWFLALDAGLMNSDGYWIRASDYSIYLDKEDIFHIIPHDMNEAFRGGGGPGMRGGRGGRRGGFAGPPGFGGPPEGEGRPEFGGRPGFGGPPEGEGRPEFGGRPGFGGPPEGEGRPEFGGRPGFGGPPEGEGRPDFGGRPGFGGPGRQGDETASASPLELDPFVGMDAADKPLRSKVLAVPEYRAQYLQNLRQLAEQSLDWETMGPFVAKQRELIEPLVKIDKRKLGTYEAFAAATSDQVVAPEQNEAPRRGHGAMNLRAFAEGRGEYLLRVTKE; this is encoded by the coding sequence ATGGCCCTGTTGAGCTGCGGGGTAGGCGTCGCCCAGGGCCCCGGTCCGATGGACCGAGAAACCGTCGAACTGCTCGAAACCTATGACCAAAATGGGGACGGCTGGCTGCAGGACGAAGAACGCCGCGAAGCTCGACAGGCCGCCAAGCAAAGCCAGAGCCAGCAGCGTGGCGGATTTGGCCGCCCCGGCGGGGGACCTCCCGGCGGCGGACCCGGGGAATTTGGGCCTCCCGGTGGCCAGCGCCCCGAAGGATTGGGACCTCCCGGTGGCGAGCGACCCGAAGGATTGGGACCTCCCGGTGGCGAGCGACCCGAAGGTTTTGGACCGCCGCGTGGTGAGCGCCCCGAAGGGGCTGGGCCGGCGGCCGACGATCGTCGCGAAGGCCGCCGCGGCGGAGGGCGAGGCCAGCGCGGACGTGGCGGGCCTCCCGGTATGTCGGCCAATCGCCCGGAAGCTAAACCCGGCGTTGCCGTGGCCAAAGACTCCGTGAAGCCCGTCGCCGGCGACCTCTACGATACCGATACCCTGCGGACGGTCTTTATCGATTTCACCGGAGACGACTGGGAAGCCGAATTGGAAGATTTCCATGGCACCGATGTGGAAGTGCCCGCGACGTTGACCGTCGACGGAGAAACCTACCCGAACTGCGGCATTCGCTTCCGCGGTGCTTCCTCGTATGGCATGGTTCCCAGCGGCTATAAGCGTTCGTTGAACGTTTCGGTTGATTTGGCGGATGACAAGCAACGCGTCGCCGGATACCGCACCCTGAATCTGCTCAACGGTGCCAGCGACGATTCGTTTATGAGCACCGTGCTGTACTCGCACATCGCTCGCCAGCATATCCCGGCCCCCAAAGCCAACTTCGTTCGCGTGGTCATCAACGGACGCGACTGGGGCATTTACACCAACGTCCAGCAATTCAACAAAGACTTTGTGAAGGAAAACTACGGCACCACCAAGGGCGCTCGCTGGAAGGTTAGCGGCTCGCCTCGCGGCGGCGGCGGTTTGGATTACCGCGGCGAAGATCCCTCACGGTACGGGCATCCCTATGAACAGAAATCGGGTGGCAAAAAGTCCTTGGCCAAACTAATCGAACTTTGCCGCGTGTTGGACGAGACACCCACGGAGGAACTGCCGGGTGAATTGGAAAAGATCTGCGACGTCGACGAACTGCTGTGGTTCCTGGCACTCGATGCCGGCTTGATGAACAGCGACGGCTACTGGATCCGGGCCAGCGACTACAGCATCTACCTGGACAAAGAGGACATCTTCCACATCATTCCGCACGATATGAACGAAGCCTTCCGTGGCGGTGGTGGCCCGGGGATGCGAGGCGGTCGCGGCGGCCGACGCGGTGGTTTCGCCGGCCCTCCCGGCTTCGGTGGCCCGCCCGAAGGCGAAGGCCGACCGGAGTTCGGTGGACGCCCCGGATTTGGCGGCCCGCCTGAAGGCGAAGGCCGACCGGAATTTGGTGGACGCCCCGGATTTGGTGGCCCGCCTGAAGGCGAAGGCCGACCGGAGTTCGGTGGACGCCCCGGGTTTGGTGGCCCGCCTGAAGGCGAAGGCCGACCGGACTTCGGTGGACGCCCCGGATTTGGCGGACCAGGTCGTCAGGGCGACGAGACCGCCTCGGCTTCGCCGCTGGAACTGGATCCCTTTGTCGGTATGGATGCAGCCGACAAACCCTTACGCAGCAAAGTCCTGGCGGTTCCCGAGTACCGCGCCCAATACCTGCAAAACCTGCGGCAGCTTGCCGAACAGTCGTTGGACTGGGAAACGATGGGTCCGTTTGTGGCCAAGCAACGCGAGTTGATTGAACCCTTGGTCAAGATCGACAAGCGTAAATTGGGAACCTATGAAGCCTTTGCGGCAGCGACCTCCGACCAAGTTGTCGCACCGGAGCAGAACGAGGCTCCA
- a CDS encoding ArsR/SmtB family transcription factor: MKPQEASQCCGPIDDLLDAELFKALGERTRLQLVSCLAKCGRPCSVTELAECCAVDFSVVSRHLSVLEKAGVLTATKQGRTVFYEIRYKHLSEAFRSLAKAIESCRPKRRSSKA; this comes from the coding sequence ATGAAACCCCAGGAAGCTTCACAGTGCTGCGGGCCGATCGACGACTTGTTGGACGCCGAACTTTTTAAGGCGTTGGGCGAGCGCACGCGGTTGCAGTTGGTGTCCTGTTTGGCCAAGTGCGGACGGCCGTGTTCGGTGACTGAACTAGCCGAGTGCTGTGCGGTGGACTTCTCGGTGGTCTCGCGACATTTGTCCGTGTTGGAAAAAGCCGGCGTGCTGACCGCTACCAAACAAGGCCGAACCGTGTTTTATGAGATCCGTTACAAACACCTCAGCGAAGCGTTTCGCTCGCTGGCCAAAGCCATTGAAAGCTGCCGTCCCAAACGACGCAGCAGCAAAGCCTGA
- a CDS encoding low molecular weight phosphatase family protein, with translation MNPPLLSYLRDRASAFDAIPSDRRAELEQVATYIRERLQQSEPAKLIFVCTHNSRRSHLSQIWAQVAAEYYSLAGVETYSGGTEATAFNPRAVAALQRSGLKITTDNPDATNPEYSVSIGDSATPQICFSKVYDAPPNPTQNFCAIMTCSQADEACPVVIGCELRMPIRYEDPKVADDTEYEAQRYDERSAQICTEMLYMMSQV, from the coding sequence ATGAATCCTCCACTGCTGAGCTACCTGCGCGATCGAGCATCCGCATTTGACGCGATTCCGAGCGATCGCCGGGCGGAACTGGAGCAGGTCGCGACGTATATCCGCGAGCGGTTACAGCAGTCGGAACCCGCCAAATTGATTTTTGTTTGCACCCATAATTCCCGTCGCAGCCATCTGTCGCAGATCTGGGCGCAGGTGGCCGCCGAGTACTACAGCTTGGCGGGAGTGGAAACCTATTCGGGCGGCACCGAGGCGACTGCTTTCAATCCCCGCGCCGTGGCAGCCCTACAGAGAAGTGGCCTGAAGATCACCACCGACAATCCCGATGCCACCAACCCAGAGTACTCCGTCTCCATCGGTGACTCGGCGACTCCGCAAATCTGCTTTTCCAAAGTTTATGACGCACCGCCCAACCCAACACAGAATTTCTGTGCGATCATGACCTGTTCCCAAGCCGATGAGGCGTGTCCGGTTGTGATCGGCTGTGAGTTGCGGATGCCGATTCGTTACGAAGATCCCAAGGTGGCCGACGATACGGAGTACGAAGCTCAGCGTTACGACGAGCGCTCGGCACAGATCTGCACCGAGATGTTGTACATGATGTCCCAGGTGTAA
- a CDS encoding permease gives MNSPIAMLVGGLIRVAQGFISAAPTLLVGLLIAAILRYYLGKSGTRRLFGGDSLRSLPQSWLIGMLLPVCSIGVLPILIQMRRFGVKPGAMSAFALSAPLFNPLSLLYGLTLSRPLVIILFAVGSLIIVTALGLLWDALARREQREEPSEDDDTDPGLIGTRRLLATVVQMARDASGKPLALTLLALSGLAVLAAVLPYSSMQHSVERDDPLAPLTMLLVALPVYATPMLAMSQLGMMFQHANSPGAAFTLLILGTGMNLATPYWFGKHYGRKSAAMWLAGLLLIVLGISYGINKPLVPPGVSPAGHTHAFDIYANPLPSVSQNLWATSKEALTKQLDIAGLISLAALAGLAIMGITFRVFGFDEARLSVAAPDQPAAAPTRKFDIIVPRGVLGATMLGCLVALSVVACYAYYPSPEECLEEIWLARTECLSAANSGDKDHALFWLPVWEEWSRRMEVGTFLRRGELRRYQSMQGYLIRKKLELLEHELEHDPYEPEEVEKVVRSISRTNARWIRSFQDSP, from the coding sequence ATGAATTCTCCCATTGCGATGCTTGTTGGCGGCTTGATACGAGTCGCCCAAGGCTTCATCTCGGCCGCTCCGACTCTACTGGTTGGATTGTTGATCGCCGCAATTCTTCGATACTATTTGGGCAAGAGCGGAACCCGTCGGCTGTTCGGCGGCGACTCGCTGCGAAGCTTGCCGCAATCCTGGTTGATCGGAATGCTGCTGCCCGTTTGTTCGATCGGCGTGCTGCCGATCCTGATTCAAATGCGGCGGTTTGGCGTCAAACCGGGGGCGATGTCGGCCTTCGCGTTGTCCGCTCCGCTGTTTAATCCGCTGTCCTTGTTATACGGGCTGACACTCAGCCGCCCGCTGGTGATCATCCTGTTTGCGGTAGGCTCACTGATCATCGTCACGGCGCTGGGGTTGCTGTGGGATGCGTTGGCCCGCCGAGAGCAAAGGGAAGAGCCAAGCGAAGACGACGATACCGATCCAGGTTTGATCGGCACACGGCGACTGTTGGCAACGGTTGTCCAGATGGCGCGAGACGCCTCGGGGAAGCCGCTGGCGTTGACGTTGCTGGCCTTGTCTGGGCTGGCTGTCCTGGCGGCGGTGTTGCCATACAGTTCCATGCAACACAGTGTGGAACGCGATGATCCGCTAGCGCCACTGACCATGTTGCTGGTCGCCCTGCCCGTCTACGCGACGCCGATGTTGGCGATGAGCCAGTTAGGGATGATGTTTCAGCACGCCAATTCTCCCGGAGCGGCCTTTACCCTGCTGATCCTGGGAACCGGCATGAATCTCGCCACGCCCTACTGGTTTGGCAAACACTACGGCAGGAAGTCGGCGGCAATGTGGCTGGCAGGGCTGTTGCTGATTGTGCTCGGCATCTCGTATGGCATCAACAAGCCCCTGGTGCCGCCGGGCGTTTCACCGGCGGGCCATACGCATGCCTTCGACATCTACGCCAATCCCCTTCCCTCGGTGAGTCAGAATCTGTGGGCGACGTCCAAAGAAGCGTTGACCAAACAGCTGGACATCGCCGGGTTGATTTCGTTGGCGGCGTTGGCCGGCCTGGCGATCATGGGCATTACGTTTCGCGTTTTTGGATTTGACGAAGCTCGATTGTCGGTCGCCGCTCCTGACCAACCCGCAGCGGCACCGACACGCAAATTCGATATTATCGTCCCAAGAGGTGTATTGGGTGCGACCATGCTGGGATGTCTGGTGGCGCTCAGCGTCGTGGCCTGCTATGCCTACTACCCTTCCCCGGAGGAATGCCTGGAAGAAATCTGGTTGGCTCGCACCGAATGCTTGTCGGCGGCAAACAGCGGCGACAAAGATCACGCGCTGTTCTGGCTGCCGGTGTGGGAGGAATGGAGCCGCCGGATGGAGGTTGGGACGTTCCTGCGACGCGGCGAGTTGCGGCGGTATCAAAGCATGCAGGGCTACCTGATTCGCAAGAAACTGGAACTGCTGGAACACGAATTGGAGCACGATCCGTACGAACCGGAAGAAGTCGAAAAGGTGGTGCGCAGCATTTCCCGCACAAATGCCCGCTGGATCCGAAGTTTTCAGGATTCGCCCTAG
- a CDS encoding DUF1559 family PulG-like putative transporter: protein MKASRLRRGFTLIELLVVIGIMGILVALLLPAVQAAREAARRTDCANRVRQLGFAAHMHHDTYRYFPPARYESRPDAAAADKCGLETPTWLARVMPFIEQVSLGDRWDYSKPWHEHEEAVRTTVPDIFLCPSRRSGTQPVGLRSLRTTTSGGGGRLPCGCPLPPRPVDSTEEVPGALCDYAGNHGDLTPGATGASTDFYYGGNGTGVIISVRPNCRNGIAVSPSDRIRMSSVSDGTSSTFLFGEKYVPTTQLTKFPYDSPAYDGDHLPASCRLAGPGLRLAKGPNDVLADVFSFGSWHPGGVHFALVDGSVRMFSQDTDTKLLGSLANRHDARVVELTP from the coding sequence ATGAAGGCGTCCCGTTTACGACGCGGTTTTACGTTGATCGAGCTACTGGTGGTGATCGGGATCATGGGGATTCTGGTCGCCTTGTTGCTGCCTGCGGTGCAGGCTGCGCGGGAGGCGGCGCGACGCACCGATTGCGCCAACCGAGTGCGACAACTGGGCTTTGCCGCTCATATGCACCACGATACTTACAGGTACTTCCCACCGGCTCGCTACGAATCGCGTCCCGACGCCGCGGCTGCGGATAAATGTGGCCTGGAAACGCCTACCTGGTTGGCTCGGGTCATGCCGTTTATCGAACAGGTATCTCTGGGAGACCGCTGGGACTATTCCAAACCCTGGCACGAACATGAAGAAGCGGTCCGCACCACGGTTCCCGATATTTTTCTGTGTCCCTCGCGGCGCAGCGGCACTCAGCCCGTCGGTTTGCGAAGTCTGCGAACGACGACCAGCGGCGGCGGCGGTCGGTTGCCCTGTGGGTGCCCGCTTCCGCCGCGACCTGTCGACTCAACCGAAGAAGTTCCGGGAGCACTCTGCGATTACGCGGGCAACCACGGCGATCTGACCCCCGGCGCCACCGGCGCATCGACCGACTTCTACTATGGCGGCAATGGTACGGGCGTGATCATCAGCGTGCGGCCCAATTGTCGCAACGGAATAGCTGTCAGCCCGTCCGATCGGATCCGCATGTCCTCGGTCAGCGACGGTACGTCCAGCACCTTCCTGTTTGGTGAAAAATACGTTCCCACAACCCAGCTGACCAAGTTTCCGTACGACTCACCAGCCTACGACGGCGACCATCTGCCTGCCTCCTGCCGGCTGGCCGGACCGGGCCTGCGACTGGCCAAGGGGCCCAACGATGTGCTGGCCGACGTGTTCTCGTTCGGCAGTTGGCATCCCGGCGGCGTGCATTTCGCTTTGGTGGATGGCAGCGTGCGAATGTTTAGCCAAGACACGGACACGAAACTGCTCGGGTCCCTGGCGAACCGGCATGACGCCCGCGTCGTTGAGTTGACGCCATGA
- a CDS encoding GNAT family N-acetyltransferase encodes MQKHAEACNNMQIHLRPYRSGDAEACLTLFRDCVRRVNIRDYTPSQIAAWASPEIDASVWAARFDDRFAYVAVESMADGEVEGVVGFTDMTRDGHLDRLFVSADYQGRGIAKRLVERLFEDAAGNGIEQITTDASITANPFFQRMGFRVVREQSVACRGEQLTNFRMQGASQT; translated from the coding sequence ATGCAAAAACATGCAGAAGCCTGCAATAACATGCAAATACACCTGAGGCCGTACCGATCCGGCGACGCGGAAGCATGTTTGACGCTGTTTCGCGATTGCGTTCGCCGCGTCAATATTCGCGACTATACGCCTAGTCAGATTGCCGCTTGGGCGTCACCGGAAATCGACGCATCCGTATGGGCCGCTCGGTTCGATGATCGTTTTGCTTATGTGGCGGTGGAAAGCATGGCGGATGGTGAAGTCGAAGGCGTGGTGGGTTTTACCGATATGACCCGCGACGGCCATCTGGACCGCTTGTTCGTTTCCGCCGATTACCAGGGCCGCGGGATCGCCAAGCGGCTGGTCGAACGCCTGTTTGAAGACGCGGCTGGAAACGGCATCGAGCAAATCACGACCGACGCCAGTATCACCGCCAACCCCTTTTTCCAACGCATGGGGTTCCGCGTGGTGCGCGAACAATCGGTCGCCTGCCGTGGCGAGCAGCTGACCAACTTCCGCATGCAAGGCGCCAGCCAAACTTGA
- a CDS encoding AAA family ATPase: protein MSLTADSVSSADPPAPTASNADVEVLREFLASVLLGKGNQIDLVIACLLARGHLLLDDLPGTGKTTLAKALAEGIHGRLARVQCTPDLMPADITGFSMFNQKTREFEFRAGPVFADVLLADELNRTTPRTQSALLEAMAERQVTVDGKPHPLSPTFFVIATQNPIDSHGAYPLPEAQLDRFSIKLRIGYPDREAQRQILRREVRDPSGNGQEVKTASPISLADLQQLQRKAQSVAVHPRVADYMIDLVEASRSDEAVELGVSPRGMMHWQAVAQAWAMLRGRDFVTPTDVADVAHPVLSVRLLTHGETVDNVIERMMNSVSVPEYK from the coding sequence ATGAGTCTAACGGCCGATAGTGTATCTTCTGCGGACCCGCCCGCCCCCACCGCGTCGAATGCGGACGTGGAGGTGTTGCGTGAGTTCCTGGCCAGCGTGCTGTTGGGAAAGGGGAATCAGATCGATCTGGTGATCGCTTGCCTGTTAGCGCGAGGGCACCTGTTATTGGACGATCTGCCGGGCACCGGAAAAACCACCTTGGCCAAAGCGTTGGCGGAGGGGATTCACGGGCGACTGGCACGCGTGCAATGCACCCCCGACCTGATGCCGGCGGATATCACGGGGTTCAGCATGTTCAACCAGAAAACGCGTGAGTTCGAATTTCGCGCGGGACCGGTGTTCGCGGACGTGCTGCTGGCCGATGAGTTGAACCGCACGACGCCGCGAACTCAAAGCGCTTTGCTGGAAGCGATGGCCGAGCGGCAGGTAACCGTCGACGGCAAACCGCATCCGCTGTCACCGACGTTTTTTGTGATCGCCACTCAAAACCCCATCGATTCCCACGGCGCGTATCCTCTGCCCGAAGCCCAACTGGATCGGTTTTCCATCAAGCTGCGGATCGGTTACCCAGATCGCGAAGCCCAGCGACAGATCTTGCGGCGTGAGGTTCGCGACCCCAGCGGCAACGGGCAGGAGGTCAAAACCGCTTCGCCGATTTCGCTGGCCGACCTGCAGCAGTTGCAGCGCAAAGCTCAGTCCGTGGCGGTGCATCCGCGGGTCGCCGACTACATGATCGACCTGGTCGAAGCCAGTCGCAGCGATGAAGCGGTGGAGTTGGGGGTCAGCCCACGAGGCATGATGCACTGGCAAGCCGTCGCACAAGCTTGGGCCATGTTGCGAGGACGCGATTTCGTCACACCCACCGACGTCGCCGATGTCGCTCATCCCGTGTTGTCCGTGCGTCTGCTGACACATGGCGAGACCGTGGACAACGTCATCGAGCGGATGATGAACAGTGTTTCCGTTCCGGAGTACAAGTAA
- a CDS encoding SpoIIAA family protein, giving the protein MSVELTEVQQGNVLEIRVSGKLDRQAYELFTPSVERQIETYGKLRILLELHDFHGWEAAALWEDIKFDVKHFNDIEKLAIVGESKWQHGMSVFCKPFTTGTVRYFDSSQIDQARQWLAE; this is encoded by the coding sequence ATGTCTGTTGAATTGACCGAAGTCCAGCAAGGCAATGTGTTGGAGATTCGTGTTTCAGGGAAGCTCGATCGTCAGGCTTACGAATTATTTACCCCGTCGGTCGAACGACAGATCGAGACCTACGGCAAACTGCGTATCTTGCTGGAGCTGCATGATTTCCATGGCTGGGAAGCCGCCGCGTTGTGGGAAGACATCAAATTCGACGTCAAGCACTTTAATGACATCGAAAAGCTGGCCATCGTCGGGGAAAGTAAGTGGCAGCACGGCATGTCGGTGTTCTGCAAACCTTTCACGACCGGCACGGTCCGCTACTTCGACAGCAGCCAGATCGATCAGGCGCGGCAGTGGCTGGCTGAGTAG
- the arsB gene encoding ACR3 family arsenite efflux transporter: MDKAEESGISFFEKNLTYWVAICMVVGVLIGKFAPAIPAYLSSFEYANVSIPIAVLIWLMIYPMMMKVDFASVKDVGKNPKGLFVTWVVNWLIKPFTMFGIAAFFFYVVFKPWIPADLAKDYLAGAVLLGAAPCTAMVFVWSHLTRGNAAYTVVQVATNDLIILVAFTPIVAFLLGVGGITIPWMTLIVSVVLFVVVPLTAGVVTRTVVIRSRGREYFENAFIPKFNNITIAGLLLTLVLIFSFQGEVILNNPLHIVLIAIPLILQTVLIFFLAYGACYRLHCHHDVAAPAGMIGASNFFELAVAVAITLFGAASPVVLATIVGVLVEVPVMLALVALANRTSGRFAKFDSQAASEGSDAGSELSRGDEDVVMAQGRSEA; this comes from the coding sequence ATGGACAAAGCCGAAGAGTCCGGAATCAGCTTCTTTGAAAAAAATCTCACCTACTGGGTCGCGATCTGTATGGTCGTGGGCGTGCTGATCGGGAAATTCGCACCGGCTATCCCGGCGTACCTCTCCAGTTTTGAATATGCCAACGTTTCGATCCCGATCGCCGTGCTGATCTGGCTGATGATCTACCCGATGATGATGAAGGTGGACTTTGCCAGTGTGAAGGACGTTGGCAAAAATCCCAAGGGACTGTTCGTCACCTGGGTGGTGAATTGGCTGATCAAGCCCTTCACGATGTTTGGCATCGCGGCGTTCTTTTTCTACGTCGTCTTTAAGCCCTGGATACCGGCCGACCTGGCCAAGGATTATCTGGCCGGGGCGGTGCTGTTGGGCGCCGCGCCCTGTACGGCCATGGTGTTTGTGTGGAGCCATCTGACTCGCGGCAATGCGGCCTACACCGTGGTGCAAGTGGCCACCAACGACTTGATCATCCTGGTTGCCTTTACGCCGATCGTCGCGTTCCTATTGGGCGTTGGTGGGATCACGATCCCCTGGATGACCCTGATCGTCTCGGTCGTGCTGTTTGTGGTGGTGCCGCTGACGGCTGGCGTGGTGACTCGGACGGTCGTGATCCGCTCGCGGGGCCGAGAGTATTTTGAGAATGCGTTTATCCCCAAGTTCAACAATATCACGATCGCCGGACTGTTGCTGACGCTGGTGTTGATCTTTTCTTTCCAAGGCGAAGTCATCCTCAACAACCCGCTGCACATCGTGCTGATCGCGATCCCGCTGATCCTGCAAACCGTGCTGATTTTTTTCCTGGCCTACGGCGCCTGCTACCGCCTGCACTGCCATCACGACGTGGCAGCTCCGGCCGGCATGATCGGAGCATCGAATTTCTTTGAGCTTGCCGTCGCCGTGGCCATCACCCTGTTCGGCGCTGCATCGCCCGTGGTGTTGGCCACGATTGTGGGCGTGCTGGTGGAGGTCCCCGTGATGCTGGCTCTGGTCGCGTTGGCGAACCGAACCAGCGGCCGATTCGCAAAGTTTGATTCGCAAGCAGCGAGCGAAGGTTCGGACGCGGGATCAGAGCTCTCGCGCGGCGACGAAGATGTCGTGATGGCACAGGGCCGGTCAGAGGCGTGA